TGGAGATTCTCATCATGTGTCTGCTGGGTGGTTGGTTTGTTTTTATGGGTCCCTCACTGGGCGCTGCCATTATAATTATATTAAGAACATTTGTGGGAATTTATACCGAATACTGGACGCTGGTACTGGGCATTGTTTTGATGCTGCTCATTTTCTTTTTACCGGAGGGTGTACTCGGCCTTCTTTTCCGCAGAGTCGTGCCAGTGGCAGAAAAAGAGGGGGCAAATGCTTTACATTGATGCCCTGCAAAAATCATTTGATGGGTTCCTGGCAGTCAACGGCGCCAGGCTCCAAGTGGAAAAAGGAGATGTGGTTGCCGTTATCGGACCCAACGGAGCCGGTAAGACTACCTTGTTTCATCTGGTTACCGGCCAACTTACACCAACATCGGGAACTATCCGTTTTAAGGGGCGGGAGATTAGTGGTCTGGCTCCTTATCTGGTTTGCCGCCAGGGAATAAGCCGGTCCTACCAGGTTGTCAACCTTTTTGATCGTCTTACGGTGTTTGAAAATGTTCAGGTGGCTGTGCTTTCTTATCAGAAAAAAACATTTCGCCTGATCCGATCGGCAAAAACCATGGCAATTACTGAAACCCATGAGATTCTTGCTAGTGTCGGCCTGCTCGACAAAAGGGATATGCCCAGCAGCTCTTTGTCTCATGGTGATCAGAAGGTTTTAGAAATCGCCATAGCTTTGGGAAATCGGCCCGAATTACTTATTATGGACGAACCCACTGCCGGCATGTCTCCTGAAGAAACTGCCATGACCCTTCGTTTGATGGAAAAGTTGTCCTCGGAATTGGGGCTGACCCTGCTCTTTTGTGAACACGATATGGAGATGGTTTTCTCCATTGCCAGTCAGATAATGGTTATGCACCAGGGGAAAACAATTGTTCAGGGTCCTCCTGATGAGATTCGCAATAACCGACTGGTACAGAAAGCTTATCTCGGAGGGGGCGACTACCAATGCTCCACCTAGAGGATGTCCACACCTATTATGGCCTTAGTCATATTCTCTTTGGTGTTTCTCTGACGGTGAAACCGGGTGAAATTGTCTGCCTCCTGGGCCGCAACGGAGCCGGCAAAAGTACAACCATGAAAAGCATTATGGGACTGACGCCACCCAAACAGGGTCTGATAAAATTTAAAGGGATGAACTCTACCGGCATGAAACCTTATTTGATGGCTCGTATGGGAGTTGGTTTTGTGCCTGACAATCGTCGGGTATTTGCTGATCTGACGGTAGGAGAAAACCTGGAGATTTCTGCCAGAAACTTTAAAAAAGGTGGCTGGAATAAAGATCGGGTCTATGATTTTTTCCCGACTTTAGGGAAGATAGATAATCGAAGAGCCGGATTTTTAAGTGGCGGCGAACAGCAGATGCTGACTATTGCCCGGGCGTTGATGATAAACCCGGAGTTTATTTTACTTGATGAGCCAACGGAGGGTCTTGCCCCACTGATTGTAAATACCCTGGCTGAGCAGATCCTCCGTCTCAAGGAAAACGGCATGACCATTCTTCTGGCAGAACAAAACCTGGAGGTTGCCCTGCGCTTAAGCGACCGTGGTTATATTATTGACAAAGGCACCATTCGTTATCATGGTAGCAGCAGTGAGCTTGCAAATAACGAAGAAGTCCGCAATAAATACCTGTGCGTGTAAAAATTTTTAAAATGTTCAGCTCCAAAGCGTCCGCCGGGGATATCCACGTTCCAGGTAGGGGCCAATGGTCCACTTTCCCGTCCGGATCTCGCCGCGCTTATTTTTATAGGGGCGGACGGACATAATATCATCTGCTTTGTTTATGTCGCTGTTTTAGGGGGAGGATGAGGTAGTTTATTATCTTTTTTTATAGGAAATTTTATTTGTGGTGTTTGCTTCCAAAGGGTAAACAGTCTTCGTTTCTTTGTTGGGAAGATAGAGAACTCTTAATGGTTCATTTTTATATCTAAAGGTTCCCGGGGGGTACCCGGTAATTCCTTTAAGCTTCATAATCCTCTTGGTTTTAGGGTGGTAAAAAGGATTATTACTAACGTCATTTTCAAAATGTTCCCATCGGCCCTCAATGTAGGAATCAGAATCAATCAGGAGCCTTATTTTCTTTTCGGTTTTACTGTCAGGGTATGCTATTTTCCAGTTCCCGGTGTTGTCACTCATGGCGTTACTATACCCGCATCAATAAGTGCGTTGTAAGCGCTCCATGAGTTTTTTTTGAAATCAGGGATACAGTCTAATTCAGCTATTTCTTCCCAATATTCGAGACAATCATCGATCTTGATTTGATTGTTTGTTGATAGTGCTTCATTTATTGCCGAGATCAGTTCGAGGACAAATCCATCTGAACTTTCCAGGCAAGTTAAAATAGCCTTGATCCTCTTTTGGTCTATATTAATTTTTTGGGCCATATCAGTTTTCTTCTGAGTCTTGGGGCGGTTCTTCTTGATCATATGTTTCATGGTAGTTATTGTATGTGGATTTAAGAACATTTGCTAAAATCCCAGCCACCTCTATAGGGATTACCACCTCACATTGGGTTGGGATTTCCATTTCTTTTTTCTTTCCGGTAATATCACTTCCAGGGGGTGCATCGCAAAAACGCAGTGTCATGTCATAGGGCGACAGTGCAACCTGTACATAATTGGCATATACTCTGCCTGTCTTAGACTCTTTAGATGCAACTAATTTTACTTCTCGCATTTCAGGCTTTGTTTCCTTGTTCATTTTTACCCCTTCTTGTCAAGCGCTTTATTTTACCATCTATGGATGATTGTCGGCAGAATTCACAGAAAATTTAGTGCTTTATAAAGATGATGTTACTATAGTCTTACTGAAAAACATAATAGCGGTTGAAGATTTTGTCAAATTTGTCCGGCGATTACCGAGGGCTTATTCCTATTGTTCCTACAGATCGTTTTTAATTTTATTTGTTTTTTTGTTTTTTTCTTCGGCGAGAGCTTTTTTAAATGGATCCATATAAACATAGCTAAGAATCAAGGTATTGTCGCTGGAAAAATTAACATCCTGATCGCAGGAAATCATAACTTCGTGCACATTAACGGCAGTACTAAATATTGACTTTGTTTTCAGGGTCGATGACATGCCCGCTTTGTTTTCTCCATATTTGTTTTCCAGGGCTTTTTTAATGATCTTATAATTTTCGACCGAATTATCTTTAAAAAAGAGTCTTATAGATATGACCTGATCCTGAAAAATGTATGATTGTGTTTTTAAAATACTGTCGTTGTTGCTCAGGCAACCTCTTATTTCCCAGATGTATCCTGGTTTCAGCTTGTCGGTGAAGGTTAATTTTGTGAATATCTTTGCATTTTTTTCACAGCGCCGCAGGAATGGTTCTTCATGTTCACCCAAGTAAAATCCGAAGAACGATTTGCTGAGTTTGGGGTATTTGCTTGCTGCCTGGATCCTAAATGTGAATAGCAAAGGGCTGAATATCAGCAATGCGAGGACAATAAGCAAAAGTCTTTTTTTTATTTTCATGCTCCGTTCTTTGAGGCATCGAGAAAATATGTTTCATGGATGATTTTCACCGGTCGCCCATCCTTGATTAAATTTATGGCTTTTTCAATTTTGCGGCCATAGGTGGAATACGCCCAGCAGGGATTTGAGTTGGCGCCGATGACCAGGTAGTCGAGGTAGCTTACCACGTTTTTTTCCGGGATGCCGCCACATTCATTTACCAGGTCATGGAAATATTTCCGTTTTCCAGCCTTTGCCTGTCCGGTAAAGCAGAACCTTTTGCCGGGGAAGATAATTTCAGTTTCCCAGTTACAGACGTGATCAATCGTTTTAAGGACCGGGGCCTCCGTATCCATCCACGATCCCGTGGATATCTCGGCTGAATC
This region of Pseudomonadota bacterium genomic DNA includes:
- a CDS encoding ABC transporter ATP-binding protein, which translates into the protein MLYIDALQKSFDGFLAVNGARLQVEKGDVVAVIGPNGAGKTTLFHLVTGQLTPTSGTIRFKGREISGLAPYLVCRQGISRSYQVVNLFDRLTVFENVQVAVLSYQKKTFRLIRSAKTMAITETHEILASVGLLDKRDMPSSSLSHGDQKVLEIAIALGNRPELLIMDEPTAGMSPEETAMTLRLMEKLSSELGLTLLFCEHDMEMVFSIASQIMVMHQGKTIVQGPPDEIRNNRLVQKAYLGGGDYQCST
- a CDS encoding DUF3467 domain-containing protein encodes the protein MNKETKPEMREVKLVASKESKTGRVYANYVQVALSPYDMTLRFCDAPPGSDITGKKKEMEIPTQCEVVIPIEVAGILANVLKSTYNNYHETYDQEEPPQDSEEN
- a CDS encoding ABC transporter ATP-binding protein produces the protein MLHLEDVHTYYGLSHILFGVSLTVKPGEIVCLLGRNGAGKSTTMKSIMGLTPPKQGLIKFKGMNSTGMKPYLMARMGVGFVPDNRRVFADLTVGENLEISARNFKKGGWNKDRVYDFFPTLGKIDNRRAGFLSGGEQQMLTIARALMINPEFILLDEPTEGLAPLIVNTLAEQILRLKENGMTILLAEQNLEVALRLSDRGYIIDKGTIRYHGSSSELANNEEVRNKYLCV